The Parachlamydia acanthamoebae genome includes a region encoding these proteins:
- a CDS encoding D-sedoheptulose-7-phosphate isomerase → MMKKLIAHSLRECTAVIAQLDNPEVHMFIENVALTLASAFQNGQKVLIAGNGGSLCDAMHFAEELTGYFRQSRPALPAIALSDSAHITCTGNDVGFESIFSRSVEAYGQAGDVFVGLTTSGNSKNIIRAFEAAKMRGLKTVAFLGKDGGQLKGFADFEIIIQGFKTSDRIQEAHMAIIHILIEMIEETLFSVSPSSQHECNCLATAEV, encoded by the coding sequence ATCATGAAAAAGTTGATTGCGCATTCTCTGCGAGAGTGTACGGCTGTAATTGCACAACTTGACAATCCTGAAGTTCATATGTTTATTGAAAATGTAGCTCTTACGCTTGCCTCTGCCTTTCAAAATGGTCAGAAAGTGTTGATTGCCGGTAATGGTGGAAGCCTTTGTGATGCCATGCATTTTGCCGAAGAACTGACAGGCTATTTTAGACAATCAAGACCCGCTCTTCCAGCCATTGCTCTTTCTGATTCTGCCCATATTACTTGCACGGGAAATGATGTTGGATTTGAATCCATTTTTTCTCGGAGCGTTGAGGCTTATGGTCAAGCTGGCGATGTGTTTGTGGGTTTAACAACCAGTGGGAATTCCAAAAACATCATCCGTGCTTTTGAAGCGGCGAAAATGCGAGGACTCAAAACAGTCGCTTTTCTCGGCAAAGATGGAGGACAGCTAAAAGGATTTGCAGACTTTGAAATTATCATTCAAGGTTTTAAAACTTCTGATCGTATTCAAGAAGCCCACATGGCGATTATTCACATTTTAATTGAAATGATTGAAGAAACACTGTTTTCTGTTTCTCCATCATCTCAACATGAATGCAACTGCTTAGCGACAGCTGAAGTATAA
- a CDS encoding dicarboxylate/amino acid:cation symporter: MKLWLKILIALALGVATGLIWGPQAEILKPIGGVFLSLINMIIMLLVLASMTVGITSIHDPKKLGRVGLKSLMVFAFTTMAAIVMGLLFSQIFQVGEGLNLKQSTEIVLQTPPSLSEILLSIVPNNPIKSLVEGNVLQIIVFALFLGISINFAGEKGKPLLEFMESLADVMYRMTSIVMEFSPIGVFAIMASVAGSFGIAVLIPLIKFLLAYYTAAIVHCLVVFCSILWFMAKLSPLPFFKGMSDAIMVAFSTSSSSATLPVSMHCVQENLGVSKNISNFVLPLGSTVNMNGAAIFQGMAAVFIAHAYGIELDWQSLITLTVTATLSAIGAAGIPGSGFIMLTVVFTSIGLPIEGLAILAGIDRIREMGSTVLNILGDAVCAIYVAKQEGELDERQYYHEELVELEGSDI; encoded by the coding sequence ATGAAGCTATGGTTAAAAATTTTAATAGCCCTTGCTCTAGGTGTGGCAACAGGACTGATATGGGGCCCTCAGGCTGAGATTCTCAAGCCTATTGGAGGTGTTTTTCTAAGCCTCATCAACATGATTATAATGTTGCTTGTGCTTGCATCGATGACAGTGGGAATTACCAGTATCCATGATCCAAAAAAGTTGGGGCGTGTAGGATTAAAGTCCTTGATGGTATTTGCATTTACGACGATGGCGGCCATCGTGATGGGACTTTTGTTTTCTCAGATTTTTCAGGTAGGAGAAGGTCTGAATTTAAAGCAATCGACCGAAATTGTTCTTCAAACACCTCCTAGTTTAAGCGAAATTTTGTTGTCCATTGTTCCTAATAATCCCATAAAATCTTTAGTGGAAGGAAATGTATTGCAAATCATTGTATTTGCTCTTTTTCTAGGCATTTCGATTAATTTTGCTGGAGAAAAAGGGAAACCTCTTCTTGAATTTATGGAATCTTTGGCAGATGTGATGTATCGGATGACTTCTATTGTGATGGAATTTTCTCCGATTGGGGTGTTTGCTATTATGGCTTCTGTCGCAGGATCTTTTGGGATTGCTGTGCTTATCCCTCTCATTAAATTCTTACTCGCTTATTACACAGCTGCGATTGTGCATTGTCTTGTGGTATTCTGCTCAATTTTATGGTTTATGGCAAAGCTTAGTCCCTTACCTTTTTTCAAAGGAATGAGTGACGCGATTATGGTTGCTTTTTCAACTTCCAGCAGTTCCGCTACACTTCCTGTTTCGATGCATTGCGTGCAAGAAAACCTGGGGGTTTCCAAAAATATCTCGAATTTTGTGCTCCCTCTTGGATCAACGGTTAATATGAATGGCGCTGCAATTTTTCAAGGCATGGCTGCTGTTTTTATTGCGCATGCTTACGGGATCGAACTGGACTGGCAGAGCTTGATTACTCTTACGGTAACGGCAACTCTTTCCGCTATTGGAGCTGCCGGCATCCCTGGTTCAGGGTTTATTATGCTGACAGTTGTCTTTACCTCGATTGGTTTGCCAATTGAAGGATTAGCTATTTTAGCAGGTATTGACCGTATTCGTGAGATGGGTTCCACGGTATTAAATATTTTGGGTGATGCAGTTTGTGCGATTTACGTGGCGAAGCAGGAAGGGGAATTAGATGAACGACAATATTATCATGAGGAATTAGTTGAATTAGAGGGGAGTGATATTTAA
- the lpxK gene encoding tetraacyldisaccharide 4'-kinase — protein MFAFIETYIIHVITDQRKGFFPSLIKGALWILSCVYQAIVFLRNWGYDQGLFRQYNPPVPVVMSIGNIVAGGTGKTPLTLILAQEFSEAYHAVILSRGYRSQAERLSSPVILSHGDGQGPILPANFCGDEPYMLAKNLPDVVIVVGRDRRKGAVLAAKTGGQLLLLDDGMQHRRLARDFEVVVMDGANPFGGGYYLPRGFLRESLKSLARADIIILNHVYSDAEYDRLKKQIAVYSSSPIIATRANVCGVWSLIDHAPINLKGVKIGVFCAIAHPDYFLQTLKELGAEVVASHFERDHLDFETQELNKFAKLCKNCGANFLVCTEKDQVKLVDPQKLCLPVVWVQIQLQIVQGVFEWNAFIAKVKSELQNRI, from the coding sequence ATGTTTGCCTTTATAGAAACTTACATTATTCATGTGATCACAGATCAGCGCAAAGGATTCTTTCCTTCTTTGATTAAGGGAGCCTTGTGGATTTTAAGCTGTGTTTATCAGGCGATTGTCTTTTTGCGAAACTGGGGGTATGATCAGGGATTATTCCGTCAATACAACCCTCCTGTGCCTGTTGTGATGAGCATTGGAAATATTGTGGCGGGGGGAACAGGCAAAACGCCTTTGACTTTAATACTAGCGCAAGAATTTTCCGAAGCTTATCATGCCGTCATTCTATCCCGTGGATACCGTTCGCAGGCAGAACGTTTATCTTCACCCGTTATTCTTAGTCATGGGGATGGACAAGGTCCTATTCTTCCCGCTAATTTCTGCGGAGATGAGCCTTATATGCTGGCAAAAAATTTGCCTGATGTTGTGATTGTGGTGGGAAGAGATAGACGGAAAGGGGCGGTTTTAGCTGCGAAGACAGGGGGGCAGCTTCTCTTATTGGATGATGGGATGCAGCACCGTCGTCTTGCTCGCGACTTTGAAGTGGTGGTAATGGATGGAGCTAATCCTTTCGGAGGAGGCTACTACTTGCCGCGAGGTTTTTTGCGAGAAAGCTTAAAATCTCTTGCGCGTGCAGACATAATTATACTAAACCATGTTTATTCAGATGCAGAATATGATAGGCTTAAAAAGCAAATTGCTGTTTATTCGTCTTCACCAATTATAGCGACGCGAGCCAATGTTTGTGGCGTATGGTCATTGATTGATCATGCCCCTATTAATTTGAAAGGAGTAAAAATCGGCGTTTTTTGTGCCATTGCACACCCCGACTACTTTCTTCAAACGCTGAAAGAGCTGGGGGCAGAAGTCGTTGCCTCCCATTTTGAAAGAGATCATTTAGATTTTGAGACGCAAGAATTAAATAAATTTGCTAAATTATGCAAAAACTGCGGAGCTAATTTTTTAGTTTGTACAGAAAAAGATCAAGTAAAGCTTGTTGATCCGCAGAAACTTTGCCTTCCTGTCGTGTGGGTGCAAATCCAACTTCAAATTGTACAGGGAGTTTTTGAGTGGAATGCTTTTATTGCGAAAGTGAAGAGTGAACTACAGAATCGCATATAA